The following nucleotide sequence is from Glycine max cultivar Williams 82 chromosome 9, Glycine_max_v4.0, whole genome shotgun sequence.
TGGACAAACCTTTaagatattataatttaatataagatATAATGGTGATATCATGaattatcttatctagatattccaatatattaaaaatataacctAAAAGTAGAAAATGGGACCAAATTAATTATACATGGATCGACTAAAGACAATAAGAATGGGATCACACTTCACGTCACTATGCAGCAAAATAGCGATCGACAATTAGCAACGACTACTAAACCGTCCAATTAGTTTAGCGACAATCAAGGTGGTAACACTAGGTTTTTGTAAGGTAGCAGTGGATTGAAATCTTGCAACGGTGAATGGCTTAAGGTGGGGAGGCTCAACAACGATGTATGGACCTAAACTCGAtcattctaaaaatattataggCAATattcatggttttttttttattattttgctcTCACATAACATTGACATGTATGTTGGTTAAGTTGATACTAGTAAACATCAAACTCTATTATTGGTAATTGATACAAACAATTTAGTGATGACTCTCTTATTGACAACCTTAAGGTAAGTGGTGATTTTTCATGATTAGCGACCACTTCTGGTTGTCACTAATTTCCAAATTTCTTGTTGTGTTTTGTATTGGAGATAATGACCAAATGATCTCTTCACtatatctcaaaataatttagaatttggtttaaatatatttttaatttttgcaataaattttatttttaattttaatatgaattctttttaaaataatttttattatattcaatttttcacGTTAATCTCTATTATTATCTTGTTAATAGTTATTAATTACTAATGTGACTAATAAAAGGTCACTTTACCATACCACATGACCAACAACGTATAATACATTACTGACAGAGGCTTGGGCGCATTAGTTGTACAAATAGTTTACTGTGAATCACTTTTATAGACCATTAGATTAATGTCATTAATGCTGAGAAATGGTATGTTTGTTAGATTTTAGGAAACATAAATGGTATGTTTGTTAGATGAGAAATGGTGAGGAAATAAGGTAAAGGGAGGATAAATAGTTGTAAAATGAAAAGATGGGAGTGCTTGGATGTTTGAAAATAGGTGGAGAGGGAAATAAAATAGTGTTCGACCCACATTTACTTATTTTCTTCCTATTATGTGCAAAAATGCAGTTGGGAAGTTGCATGTGTAATATTTTGTAGTGGTTCATTTTGTAGCAATTCATAACTATTAAAAATCGTGTAATTACcaacaaattttgtatttagtggtggttatataattgattattataaataatgattGATATCAAAAGATTATAGATGATTGTTAAGATGATATAAATtaacatttgattttttatattcttttttctatttttctttttcttcttattaatttaaacatcttttattttcactatttcttataatttaatgatcATGCATTgatataattatcataattgaaaaagtcaacaaatttattttacataataatttgtaattagataATGGTATAAAACGATTTTATCCTGTCTCAATGTCTTACCTATTTTTGttcactaatttattttttcttcttctaatttttaCTCACTATATTTTTGTCCTAGCATATGTTGGTTGTGGATCTAACTATAtataagtatgagcccgctctCTTAAAAGCTGTTCGAGCATTAGCTCTAGGCCCATTAAAATATTATGGGCGCAAAATCAAAAGCTGAACCACCTCAACATAGTTACATACTTAGTTACTTACACTATACATAGATGATGGCAAGTGGTAGGGATAGGGATTTTTGCCTTTTTGGTTATACACATTGTATTGTTGACACTTGTATGCCAAGGGATTGAAACTACACCAGGTCGGAGAAACGTACAAGTCTGTACTGATATTGGTGGCATGTTATTTACTTGGCTGGAGTTGCATGTAATGGTTTTTTGGTACCTTGTACCCCATTAATAATATGTTTTCCTTTagctgatatattttttttttttacatagagCTATGAACATAAAACAAATGTCCCATAGATGTTTCCACATGGTCGGACTATGTTTAGGAATGTATATAGATCAATTTAGTTTggtttaaattttcaaaacattttaataaaatcaaacgAAATTACTCCAATTAAGAATAAGTTGACTCATTTAAAGTTATCAAGCTAGCAACTTATATATGATTTCAAAATcctaattcaaaatgaaaaattcatacattcattatacaaattatatataaatatgtcctaaaaattaataacttttgaATTTACAATACTAATCAGATAACACTTCATATATATAAATCCTGAGATGAACGGCATATGCAGGTGGGATCAGGTGACAATTGTTTTGTAAGGACGTGGAATGGCAAGAGAGCGCCGGGGACAGAGAAAGTGAGGGGGCAATGCAAGATTgaatagaaagaagaaaaatccaGAGAGGTACCCTTCAGCATAGTACCCATTAGATCAAATATGTTCTAGATTTGAGATGGCAACAACAAATAAGAAAAGGCAAAACCTAAAGGATCCAAACTTTTCCTAGTTTTTGTTCGgctaaacaaaaaaatggcCCAACCACATTCCACTTGGCTAAACAAGGGCTCTCACAATAGACAAATAACTGCCTGGTTCTCATGTACCTGTTTTGTCTTTTGAAATTTGAGATTATTGGTTaagttgaaataatttaatgcactttttttttttttgagaatttGATATTACTGCTGAAATAATTTCATATCAGCTGATGTACAAGCTCAGTAATTCTATTTGCCTCTTTAAGTAATCGTGTTTATTAGTGAATGTATATCAATGTTGAGTCTTTGAgatgacaaataaaaatatcatagttttaagataattaataactattttaaaattcttttagaaCATTTTCTTATTAACTTTAGAAGAGTTGTTCGAGAAGAAAATGATCAAACTAAATGCTTCTCGGAACACCTATTTTGTTGGTAAAGAAGGATAAtgatttgttattatttgtaaattgataaattattgtttaaataattttaagataattattttaaaagttaataaatttacctATCCAGTAGATTTTGATTAAaggattatataaatttttttacacttatataaaaaagattcaTTTTTTATGGATGGGCTCATTTAAGTTTGGTTCTCAAATAGTTTCAGTTCAAGTCTTCTTATTAAAATGGTTTGATTTTTATGGTTTGATTCGGTTCTTAAATACGGTTGTTtgtttgaattcaatttttttaacacctCTACTTACTATTCTTCAGAAGTTATTTTGCATGGTATTTTATTGTCCAAGTTTCTGATATATGTTGTTATTGTTAAAAACGCAAAAGTTTAATGATcagtttttcataaataaataaataaataaaaaggaagttttacaaaaaaatgttcTTCAATTATGTTAGTTAGTGTCATGCAATTATGGCAGATTGTTACACCTATCGCATCCTAACTCTTGGCAAGGATTCTCAACGCAAAATACTACACTTATAGATCACCACTCAATGCTCCGAATGTCCATAATCCATGTTATACATGGACAAAATGCAGGCAACAAAATGATTAATAAAGGAGGGCTCATATGGAAgacaagttaatgttttttttaagtttgttgatatttcaataaaattttaagttatgTACGTAATATGAATTCAAACACGAATTGAATAGAATTAACTTATGCAATGCAATGATAGACTGAATACAGAGTAATCTACAGAAGAGACACGACACAAAGCTTTATAATTTCAAGtattaaagaagaaaattgaaaaaagctGAAAACTAATTTGTATTGTGTATTGATGTAATACGATGTGATGATAAATCATCATATGTTTTAGTGTGAGCTagctatataataataataaaaattactcaataagaaaaaatgtatCAGAAAAAAGTCTTAAAGAATTGATCATTagggaaaaatattataaaatactttatgtaatttaattaactCTAAGATTACGATGAGGTGACAACAACCTGATTTACATTTTATGAAAAGCAAAATGGTaattatatcatataattaaagaattatACTGTTATTATTACAGAAACAAATTAAGTGCAAGCTAGACTTCACATCTATCAAATTTCACAAAGATGTTATAtcggaaagaaaaataataaaaaggatataGATGTTGTAGGATTCGGGTGCATTGATTGGTGGAGGAGTTGATCTTCATGCAATTAACGATTTCATGTTCCCCTTGACTTAATAATGCAAAGCTTGTTTCTGGCATATCATATCACTTTAGCGAGGtcaatttattaaatcaaaattatcacCATATGAAATGAATAAACGCCACACTTCACTGTGATGACATTATGACGATGTCCTTGCATTTGTCTTTTGCTTTTGGATGTTTTTGTGAAATTAATGACCAGCAACAAACGAAACAGTTGAACCTTTTTTCTTGAAATCAGCAATATGCAGTGTTCAACACTGGTTTAGGAACCTCGATTAGCTCTTCTACTCACCGGAGCTTAAACAAAACATTGATGATATATGTAGCAGAATCGAGATAATCAATATGGGAATAACCCATCAATTTGATCCTCAAAATATTACTTTCTTTTACAAGTAGTCtttaaagtaataaattatataagtattttttcaaGTATTCAAGTTGTTTCGATATAGATCTTCTTTAAGATTTAACATGACTTAGTCAGATAATTCAAGTATGTAATATACTAATTTCTCTAATCACATTATTaggtctttatttttttgtcgtCCCCAATATTAAGGATTTGGAGTTAGCTTTTAGTATCACAAGTAGACTCCTCAGTCCTCATCCTTTAACCTTTCGAGGTGGTAATATGGTATAGTGTGGGATCAAATTTTACAAGAGTCTTATTTAAATCGGGTAAATGCGATCATGTCGATAATGAATCTTATCCCGAAGGTACACGATCCTTAAGTCTAAAGCTAAAAAGACAAagagactaaaataaataagatggaTCGTGAGATTGGTTGGTTAATTAGGATGCAAATCCTAAGGTAACAAAGGgtatattcaaattaaagtaGAGAAAACATTTTTATGAATTCTAATGCACAAAatcaagaaattttttttattgtttttcaaaataaaaacacttcCAAATTCTCCTAATTTAAATTCAATCATAAGTTAAATATCCAACAATTTTgtgaatatgtttatatattttactaacATTTTTGGGACCGATTTAAGTggagaaaattaattttctttatgcTAATAAGAACCATTTAAATGGAtggaaaatactttaaaaatgaaattgggCGGGATCTTCCTCTTATGCAATTTCTTTGAATGAATTCGGGATATTTTCCGACCAAAAAGTTAAAGACTGatatttgaaaaactaaaaaaagagcTGAATGACTGACTTTTCCCTACAAATTTTTTCACATACACAGAATGATCAAACTTCCTATCACTTATTAATCATACTACACAAGTATTAGATTTCTTTCATGCAATTGAATTGATAGCACAAAGTGATTGCTTGCAAGTGGTGAAGCAGTTTAGGAGTGGCTTTTGGGACCCATCAGCTCTTAAccagattattattattagctaACTCTAGCTCTCTTAGTCAAGATTATTAGTTTTAGATTTTCATAAACAGTGGCAAGTAACTTATGTACCCTATTAGCTCGCCAAATTTGCATCTCTGATACTCGTCAGATCTGACTAAATTCTTCACAaagattttttaagatttataattttaaacatttaaaaaaaatgttttaattatatttttagtttgtgaaatatgacaaatttatttttgatccttcaaattaaaaaaaaaaagaatgattttAGTGCCTCAAATttcaaaagatatatttttagttcctaaagtTTGATGACcaacaacaataaatttatctcaaattttacacactaaaaacataattaagcatttaaattcatttatattttgaaacaaattaaaagatttcaaaaatatataatatgaaacaGAAaggttattatttaaaaaattattacttaaaaagttatttattaatgaattttatcatatcattctataatatttattattaattgttttaatagGAGTATTTTATAAGGAGTAGACAGTAGAGTGGTGAAGTGGGGCAGGTCGACCCAAATCTTTTATTGGTTGCAGTTTTTAGGTGCCATTAATAGTATTGGACTAAATAAATCCTGAATTTTGTGGGTCAACATTTTAATTACAAGTCTAGCCTGAACTTGTTTAACACATTATTAGGTTGAGCATAATTGATCTAAATCTTTTTAGGCCTCTACTTATAAGCTCAGTTAGTGAGGTCAATGTTAACCATTAATATTCTAATTAACTAGCTGTATGACTCGTACCATTCATAAtgtttcataatatatatacatattttttctctttgaatcaattatttgattacatgcaaataaaataaaataaattattgattggAGTAGTATAATATTCGTTTATCTTAGGTTTCAAGTTTAAGCtttgtagataaaaaataatgataagttTGATGGGTATTTTGCatcattgttataatttttttatcagataTTTCTGTTTCTAGTTTCTTTTATCTTTCCATacaattgttttataaaaaagaatgtataaatattaaataaagtagtagtagtagtagtatttAATAGATTTATGATAGTCGTAGGGGCCAGGCATGGGTTGTCTCTTATTGTGCActtgaatttatttaatacatttgGAAGTCAGTGTTCTACGTGCTTCTGGGGAGTCTCCCACTTCACTTCCACGCCTACATATCTCTCTCATTACCTATCTGCCACTCCACTTcccttcaaaaaaataatagcaCAGAAGCAGAATCAAGAGTGGCTATAGCGTAGATGGAAGGAGTAGGAGCACGCCACAACGAAATTAGCGACGGAATGCAATGCATGAACCACCCTCacagaaacaacaacaacaacaaccctgGTGGGATCTGCGCCTTGTGTCTCCAAGATAAACTCCGCAaccttctctcttcttctttccctACTTCATCacctcctttttcttcttcttcttcttcttccccttcTTTCACTTCTTCTTCCTCGGTTAAAACCGACCACGACCACGACTACGACCACTACACGCGCTCTCGCCTCCCTTTCCTCGTACCCAAGAaaaacatcatcatcaacaacaaaaaaccgTCTTCTATTTCAACAAACATCATTTTCAAGCGCAGCAAGTCCACCGCCACACCCAGAAGGAACAACAACCAGTTTCTCGAGGAGGAGGACTTTAGTCCCAGAAAAAGAAACGGCTTTTGGTCTTTTCTCTATCCTTCTTCTTCAAATGGGAAGCACAGAGACAAGTGCTTGGGAAAAAAGAGTGATCACGTGATTGTTATGGAAGAGGACACGTGTTTCAGTTCTTCTTCCAAGGTTTCGAGATCTAGATCTATTGGGTGCGGTAGCAGGAGCTTCTCCGGTGATTTCTTCGATAGGATCTCTTCTGGCCTCAGCGATTGCACCCTCCGGAGAGTGGAGTCTCAGCGTGAAGGAGGAAAACCTAAGGTAATTGCTAATACTATGAACCATTGCATGAAGGAAAGAGTGAGGTGTGGAGGAATATTCAGTGGCTTCGTTATGACTTCGTCTTCGTCAACaacgtcttcttcttcttcttcttcttcttcttcttgggtTTCATCTTCTGTTGATGATGGCAGAGGAAGGAGTTGGGGCTGGGCTTTTGctagtcctatgaaagcattcACCACAAAAGGGTCTTCTAAGAGAGATGCTTCTGATAAGAACAACGACACGCATAACTTATCAGCCATTCCTTCCTTGCTCACTGTTAGAGGCTAAAATCATAAACTATTATTTCGGAGGCTTATGCTCTGTTTATCTTCgttgataataataatgtaatactaCTTTCAGTTTCCTTTCatcattctttcttttcattgtttatGATagtggtttattattattattattatatgggtGGGTTATTATGATCATTGGCTATATTGCCTATGGAATATACCCTTCTGAAACCCTTTATTATGGTACTGTAAATGTAGTGGAtggagaaggaaattgaaaaagaaagtcTCCATATAATgcggttttttttttacttgggcATTTTGGCTGTATCTTTGTGGCTTCTATCTCGTAATGCATTTCACACTTGTGCTACTGCTATAGCAAAGATATATctaattttagtatatttttattttgtgtctgTAAAATCACTGTTTACACAACTCATCTTTGAGTACTGCAGACCCCACGAGAAAAACTATCATTTTTAGAGCTTGTTTAAACGAACCttcacaaaattgattttgtaagattaattttaaagtcacataatttatatttgaatgttaATATAAAACAAGTTGccatgtaaaattttaaatttaatccataaattatttaaagttgttttaacacaaaagtaattataaactcaaaattaattctaatttttttctctaatgtgaaataaaatttgtctAGAATCAATACAACCACGAAGAATTGTTCACATGAAATCATTCATgcctataattttttaatctccaacatttttcttatttattcatgcctataatttctttctttatttattcaTGCCTATAatttctctatttatttttgtgcAGTGGTTACGTTTCTTGTTTGTGGACAGGAATagtctttttaataatttttttattcacaaatgaAATTTATTGGATATTACAAATTCGGTCTTAACTACTCTATTGAATAGATCAATAAGATTTCatatttagttaataataaaatttagtgaGAAAGGATGTTTATTACTATAAGTGTTGTTTTTGTGCTCATTAGTTATGTCTGGttgaaatgaaatataaaactgATTTGGAGAGAATTTGGTCAAAGAATCAGAAAAGCAGTcaaaatcaataatattaataatataaaaggttAGTATAGAAGGAAATATCAATGTAAATGCTTAATCAATACAAtgcaacttttttaaaataaaaaatatttatcattttttattttaagtgtaACTTGTCATTATTAATAAATAGTATTATTGtgtatttttaacatttataattaattattatatatttaatataattttttgtgtatGCCTTAAAGGttaaaaatctataaattatattttattttaaatttttgtgttatacaattatatataatatcaggACTACCACGGGAGGAAGtatcattatttttactatatgtCAGCATGTAGTTAGTTTTACTTGATATCTTGGTTGTATAATTGTATTCTTGATAGCTTCCATCTTGTAATTCAGTTAACACTATGATGCTATGGCAAAGATATGTAATTTCTGATAACTTCTGTACAATCCAATCACATTTCACGTGCATTCACGTGTTTGAGCAATATATGCACAACGGAGAAGATATATAGAATTACTCATGACCATGTTACGGGTGTTCTGTGTTAACTTAATTATAAGCAATGTCAAAAGCAGTTGATTTTCCCCCTTGGATGTGACTCGTGATTGTTATTCTCTTCATATTTTAGTTCATaattactttttctttatatatttatgaaagtTTCCTCAATAGTCAAATGCATGAACATGGTTGGAGGTGGAGTCTTAGTGGTCCCAAGATTGCATTCACCAACAAGATCTTCCATTCACTACTGTTTGTAACATTTATTATAGGTTTGTGGCAGTTCtacaatttgtttattttttgaacATTTTCTCTCGAGTTATCCATCTACACAGCTGTACAGAAAAAGCATAGTTTTCGGTGATCTGAATGCAAAGAACGAAAAGGAATTTGTGAATTCTGTGAAAGGGATCTGATTCATCTGAATGTAAACTTGATTGGTTTTATCAAAAGttttcttctttaattattttttatgcatggtttatttattttaaaattgatttccaTCGTTAATATAATAGAATTGAAATAtgaagttaaattaattttattgataagtttttattaaaacctgatttttagttaaaatgataaaaaaaagaagtattttTCAACTTCAAAACAAACCTTGGTTGTTATTAGAATTTTGTCTGgcaagttattatttttaatattttgaaaggaaactaaaaacatgtttttaaagtctttatgtttaatttacacaattaaattataatatttaaaaaagtattttaatcaTGCATGGAAAACatctcaaaattaattatttgactgATGTAGTTGAAGATATTGATGTATCTTTTTTTATGAATGGCATTTCAAATTATATTGATTACTTTTACAACATATCTTTTCAATTAGTTTTTCCAACgatgtttttgtttgtattaaattattttttaaagtgtaaattattaaaaaaaaataaaaaaataaaagtaaacatttagaagaaaaaaatgaaaatattattaattttagtattataaattcttttaaattgatAC
It contains:
- the LOC100810156 gene encoding uncharacterized protein DDB_G0271670 is translated as MEGVGARHNEISDGMQCMNHPHRNNNNNNPGGICALCLQDKLRNLLSSSFPTSSPPFSSSSSSSPSFTSSSSVKTDHDHDYDHYTRSRLPFLVPKKNIIINNKKPSSISTNIIFKRSKSTATPRRNNNQFLEEEDFSPRKRNGFWSFLYPSSSNGKHRDKCLGKKSDHVIVMEEDTCFSSSSKVSRSRSIGCGSRSFSGDFFDRISSGLSDCTLRRVESQREGGKPKVIANTMNHCMKERVRCGGIFSGFVMTSSSSTTSSSSSSSSSSWVSSSVDDGRGRSWGWAFASPMKAFTTKGSSKRDASDKNNDTHNLSAIPSLLTVRG